The Puntigrus tetrazona isolate hp1 chromosome 3, ASM1883169v1, whole genome shotgun sequence nucleotide sequence AGATCTCAAACTAACAGGCGAACTCTACAGGGAATGGAAATAAAACCCCTCCACCGTCCAGCCGATCAATCAGACCCTCGCGGGCCTGATGGAGAGGGTCTCCATGGCGACGGGCCCGCGAACAAAGCGCGCAGACCCATTAAAACGACGAGAGGAGCGCTCCAAACAACACTCCTCTACAAAGAGAGTGACTGCCCACAGCAGCTATTGTCTGGAGCACACGAGAGCTCTTCTTAGGTTGTACGTTTTTGAACTCGATTGCGGTAGCAATTCGAAAAACAGTAATTCTGTGGGTTACGGGGCTGGAGGAGAGCGTAAGATGATCGTGACGATCACGTGCTCACTGCTTGGAGAAGTTTGTAACTGGTGGTTGCTCCTAACGGTCAGGTTTAGGGTAAAGTTGCAAAATCATTGGGCAAGACAAGAAACACTTAAGGGGTTTTGAAACACCTTCCCATTTTAAGAAGAAAATCGGTCTAATTAAAACAACGTTTGCAAAAGAGACGATAACGTTACCATTTGAAATGCATGCTTTTGGATTTTAACTTTCTCGAGAAAACGCATCCGTTTCGGGAAAAATAGGTTGAGTAGCACAACTTAGTTTTCatcattaataatcataatgatAACCGTTTCTTGAGCGGCACAATATCAGAacggtttctgaaggatcatctgacactgaagattgaagagtaatgatgctgaaaattcagctttgaatcacaTCACATGTAACATATTTAAACGGAAAGCAGTTGTTTGAAATTGTAATCGTTTTTGacaatttttcattaaataaacgcagccttggtgagcatacgAGCATCAAAAAAGCATCgcaaatgcagttttttaaaaaaaaaacctttgtgtAAACTATTACTGTAAAGTAGTATTTTGCAAATAATAGTTAAAAGACAAACTAAATTTTTactttcatatattatataaatgtataggtatagttaaaattaataaatgtttttggtttttttactcGCTGTTTCTGCCTTACTGTTCAAACGAAGCATCCCGACGGAGTAAAACTGTGCTTTCTCAAAGGATCTTAAGCTCCCTAAAAAGTCCGGTCACATGTCGAGCACGAGCACTTGCTGCGTGAGGCCCTCGAACGCTACGACGAAAGCCAAAGATACTGGTGAAAGTGGATTTTATTCCACGATCTTCAATAAGACGCGGCACAAGATTGCACAGCTGCCGCAGATCTCCCAAACTACTTCGCTACTATTTCATTTGCAATCCTTTCTGTCTGGATGAAACCCTAAAACAACACCATAAAACAGACTTACATGCTCGCCGTTCATTTTATCGCTCGGTTTAATGGTTTTATAACCAACGGCACTCAGGACGGCTCTCTGTCCATTAGCAGGAATACCGAATCCCATCTCACTCGTCCCGTGAGAGACACAAATCAACGACGGACTGTATGGAAGCCCTTTCCCTCCCCATTACTCATTACTAACAATATAgacctgctaaaaaaaacaccttcatATGCCACCACCTTCAATTACGCAAGAATTATTACAAAAGACGATCAAAGGTTCAGTTACTATTTATTACTTTTCCATTGAGTTTAATTGGTTCTATAGGGAACgtaaatagcattttatgaTTGACAATCCTAAAATTGGTCCTCTGATTTCCATAAGCCTTTCTACAAACAGCCCTCTAGTGGGAAAATATTAGGTTATGAAACATCTTATTTTAAGAGGAAAACTAAAACAAGCACAGAATGCGTTAAAAGTTAAATAGTTTCTTTAtttcaatacttttattaagcgaaaatgcattaaattgattgaaagggacaataaagacattaataaggttacaaaaaaaatatctttttgaaCTTTCTAAGAAATGATCGTGGGGGAAACGCATTCGTTTCTGGAAAAATATGAAGTAGTACAACTGTTTTCATTATCAATAATAACGATTCTTTCGTGAGCAGCCAATAAtcatattagtatgatttctgaaggatcgtgtgacactgaagactggagtaatgatgctgacaattcgcctttgatcacaggaataaatgacatttataaatgtattcaaatggAAACTGTTATCTGTCTGTTATATCTGAAAACAGTTATGTCTGTCCATTAGTGAGAAGACTGAATCACATCTCACTTGTCTCATGAGAGACACAAATCAATAATGAACCCCTTTCCCTCCAcgttaaaatgactttaatctACTTCAAATCAGACCCTAATACTTCAGACTAACAATACAGACCTATTAAATCATTAACTGAAAATCAATTATCTAagaagcttttaaaaatgcaagaacAATACGTCTAAACCATTTTCGTTCACTTGGATCTACGGAAACGCCTTAAAATGCAGTATTATGCCTGCCAGACCAAATATTGGCGATATCTACTATTAGTTTAGTTGCACCTtaaatttccaaaaataaacaataaactattttttttacagctttatgCATTGTTGACCGCTCATTTATACGATATGGAGgcatgaaaatttaaaaaaaaaaaaaaaaaagattaattgttGTTGTCTTGTTTGACAGATTAATGTGAACAGGGATAATTTCCACCGCATTTTAGTCTGCGcgaaaaatctttaaaaaaaaagtatttgtttttagcacgttgttttgtgtgtaaatataccAACAAAATctaacattcaaaatatcaacaaaactaCAATAGCATAAatgatgtttgcattttttaaaataacgcCGTTTTGATTTAAACCTCATAGGAATATCTGGCCTCATTGCAAGTGCATCACAGTACATGCATATTTTTGGCCCACAACACTGAAGTGATCAGATTTAGATATCAGATCTCTCCACAAACAACAAGACCAATATTCACCTCAGCTGTTTTGAATGTCCTTATCAAGCGTGTCACAGACCAGCGATCTGTGACTTCACGGCTTACACCAGAGGGCCAAATGGTGTTTTTGAGGGCCAGGGTCTCTGGTTACTATGGCACTGATATGTCTATTGATCGTCTGGCAGATGTCCACCAACAACTGTGCTCCAGCTGAACGGAATTAAACAAAACTCATTCACTGCAGACTGATTCGAAGGCGACAATCACACAGTACACTTCATAAAAGAAATAACATCTAATGAATACGACTAAATAACGTTATTTAATATAAGCTGAACCTCCTTCGTCCAGGTTTAATGCATGAGTGAAGGAGGTTTAGCatataataaaaagtgattacaagaaaaaaacaacagcagcaactttttccctaacacacacacacacacacacacaaaacgtaCAGTATAAGACAATACTTTGATGTGTACcatggtattttaaaaaaaacgatacTGTGGCAGAGCCATTGTAGCCAAAATGTGCCagaatttttacaaaatatctgtTCGGTTCTCACTCTAAATCCGGACTGAATTCGAATCTTCGCTCTCTCTGAGCGTTCTGAACTATTTCAAAGAACAACAACGTCATAATCGCGATGGCTTTATGAACAAAATCGGCGCATATCTTTCAGcgtgacccaaagctcatgaagCTTGACCCATCCGGAGTCAGAGAAAGGTGTCTATGACTCtcaaacgcaaaaaaaaaaaaaaataaagttcttaCCTTCACACGGATACTCGGAGTTTTATCTAGTGCTCCGGTAAAGCCACCGGCACTTCCCTCTCCTGGCGTGGAAACGCGTATGTAACACACTcgttcggtgtgtgtgtgtgtgtgtgtgtgtgtgagggagctCCCGGATCTGAAGTGTTTACACAGCAGCTTCCAGCTCCGTCCTGAACAGCagttctttttcttcctctttacACTTTTCTGCAAAAATGGGCAAATTTATCTAACACCAGAAAGGCCTCTGTAAATGTACAACTCCATTGCTTTATTTGAAAGCAATTTAATTCGAGCTAACAACCAGGATGCAGAATTGgcaataaaatttttaagtaaaaattaaataaaacgctgtatctgaaataaaacaaaagcttgAATAGATAGGCAAGACTtgattaaattactttttttcattaaattaccatttttctttcatcGTTTCATTACTGAGGGGGTGTCCACGCAAAAACACTCCATTTCCCAGAATGCCCTTACATCCTGCGAGTTGTGGAGAACTTACTTCAAATTCcaatttatgaaattaaaatctaGTTTCATTAATTCGGTCTGTAAATGGCGCCTTAATACGTCACAATTatacacaaaaagtatttaacattttgtaaacgAGGCATTATCGAGGCCCAATTAACGAAACTGTATTCGTTACAGGATACTCCCATCTCTTGCTTTTATTCGTCTCACTGAAGCCTGGGCAGTATTCAGATTTATGAGCTTAAAACAGTaaccagaaataaaaacattgacaaagCTTCTTAATAGATGTGTGCAACTGCTCTTTCGGAGCACTTCAGAGTAAATTGcacttactttttaaaatgaaaaactcaacacacacacgtttgctGCGTCTTTATAGGaacaaatgctttttcaagGTCGATTAAAATATCTGTCCGTTTTCAGTACACACAAGCAACGTTTGTACTGTCATTATTAACATGGAAATTGATTAAACAAACTGTAAAGATGAACAAATCTTCACAACAAAGGcttgaaaatgtagaaaaaaaagcaaCGTGAATCACATTTGTGTGTCTTCAATCTTCTCCGTCCTCCACGTCCAGCGATAAAAGAGTTTGCTTTGCTGGTCAAACATCAAGTTTACAGAGAAGATCAAAGGTTCAGTTACTATTCATTGCTTTTGCACGGAGCTTAATTGCAATTTTAGTGTCATTCATTCTATTGGGAATGTAAACAGCATTTTGTGATAGACAAATCTAAAACTGATCCTCTCGTTGTTCACAAACAGCCCTCTGGTGGAAAACACATGCATTGTTCACATTGTGAAAAAGTGAGGCAAAAACAAATGACAGTGGATActtcaacaaattaaaacaatcatAAACGGCTATATTATCACTACTGTATCTTTAAATAGACAgtctgtttattataaacaaaagatTCAATGCAAATTACCCAGTTTGAAGCATTTTGAAAGTAAGGAGAAATACTGCTAACGTACATAATAGCATCTTTTCGTATGGCTGGGCGTGTTTACGCAATCATAAACCCCAAAATATATGCGTTTCATACATTTTCGGAGCGATTCACAATCATGCAGAAtgatttaaaaaggaaagccACTGACAAACTGAGCTGAAACCCGGGCACGGATAAAACGGATCGGACTTCGCTTTTAAAGACGGTGTGAATGCAAAAACCTACTTTTGATTCGGTTCGGTTGCATCtgaattttgttcttttaactttaaaagaaggctaaacatttttgtacaaaaattaGAAGCGTTATCGTTAtacaaaacagacagagaggacATACACAAGACAAGTATCTGTCAGACTCGACTCTCATATAGTTCCCAGGTGAAGGGCCAGGTAAATGAGGTTGACTGTAATGGAGAAAAAGCCTATAAGGTTGCAGAGGCTGGACAGACCATGGTAGCGGTAGAAGGTGGTCCTGTGCTCCTTGTACTTTGGGTCCTTCTCGCGTAGTTTGGCGTATCCTTCCTTATTGGAGCTCATACCCACCTGATTCCCCAGACCGTGCTCCCTCTCGATCCCCTGCATGACCAGCATGCACTCCGTGGCAGACGGACCGAACCACTGCGCATTCAGGCCGGCCATGATCACGGCCACGAAGAACAGGCTCATCTGCGCAGAAAAAAACGACAGCGGGAGGCGTTTAACGGCCTCGACTGCAGATGCgttcgtttcttcatcagagcagatttggagaaaggCAGCGTCGCGTCGCTCGCTCGGCGTTGGaccctctgcggtgaatgggtgccgtcaaaatgaggaTTAAAACGACAAGTGATCCGCACCACTCCGGTCCGTCGGTTATGAAACAAATCCACcattaaaggctttttaaatgttaaacaaaatcGCATCCAGCTTAAATATGAGACCTCTATCCATATCACCGCTGAAAAAGTCacctcatctgaatcaggagagaaatatatgcACACTGCTTACAGGCCAGTTCTAAGCAAACGTGTTTTAATGcaaagaatgcatttttaaatatcatcacAGTTACGGTctcatattttagccagaagctaTTGTTGTTAATGTTACGTTATAATGGACTTTCGATGGATTgcagtggtgtggattacttgcatactttttttaaaatcagctttttggattccgacggcacccatttactgcagagcgAAGTTACGTAAAAGTTAAATacctccaaatctgttctgacgAAGAAACCAATTCAGTTCTTGGACGGCCTATTCCCAAAATCATTCGCATAAATGAATGCCCAGCGAGCATTCGCTTTTTTGGGGGTATAAACGATTTAATGAATCATGCAGACTCAAGTTAACGAATCGTAAGGTCACCTGCACGCTCTCGTGCCAGTCCAGCAGTTCTCTAGGGTGGTACACGGCGTATATGGCCAGACTGACCGCGTTGGCACCCAGCAGGAAGTAGAAGTAAAATGGGAATAACTTGCTCTGCACGAGGCCGAACGTGTGCATGGATACCTGGGAAATCAGCACAAAACCTGGAAGGACGAAGAAGCGCATGTTGAATGTTTTACCAGTGCATCATAACACTCATGCGTGTTAAATTTACCTGCTATGAAAGACACCCACACCTGCATTCCCCAGGTGAAGGAAATGACCAGAAGGTGAAGCACTTTCACAAAGTCGGTGGGATCTCCCTCGGTAGCCATAGTCAACTTC carries:
- the tmem205 gene encoding transmembrane protein 205, with amino-acid sequence MATEGDPTDFVKVLHLLVISFTWGMQVWVSFIAGFVLISQVSMHTFGLVQSKLFPFYFYFLLGANAVSLAIYAVYHPRELLDWHESVQMSLFFVAVIMAGLNAQWFGPSATECMLVMQGIEREHGLGNQVGMSSNKEGYAKLREKDPKYKEHRTTFYRYHGLSSLCNLIGFFSITVNLIYLALHLGTI